A window of the Butyricimonas virosa genome harbors these coding sequences:
- a CDS encoding type II toxin-antitoxin system mRNA interferase toxin, RelE/StbE family, with protein MYKIEITHQYLKDVKLARKRQLDENKLNQIIQLLAIGQALPLKNKDHALTGTYSGFRECHIQPDWLLIYAINHQIQIVRLIRTGSHSDLF; from the coding sequence ATGTATAAAATTGAAATTACGCATCAATATCTAAAAGATGTAAAACTAGCAAGAAAACGCCAGTTAGATGAAAACAAATTAAATCAAATCATTCAATTATTAGCAATAGGCCAAGCACTTCCCTTGAAAAATAAAGATCATGCATTAACAGGGACTTATTCTGGATTTCGGGAGTGTCATATTCAACCAGATTGGTTACTCATCTATGCCATCAATCATCAAATACAAATCGTGCGATTAATACGAACCGGATCTCACTCGGATTTATTCTAA
- a CDS encoding OstA-like protein, whose amino-acid sequence MRAGLWVGILCIVWGLLPLQTVVAQGNKKAKVKIVNADSLLVGTLGKPSRFIGNVHMTHENTLMWCDSLYQYELPDSNYLEAFGHVRVIKNDSIRMSGDYMYYDANKKLIQVRRNVTLEDPQMVLTTDFLDYDGLFDIGYYFNWGQLKDSQNTLDSKKGNYFTQTKIALFKDSVKVNSPEYLIFSDTLKYNTETKLVSILGPTNIYGKGEDNNTLYSEDGWYDSNLGHAELYKNNRVTHLSYEGVADTMVIDSITGMAYLYWNVTLVDTGNNVIVKGEYAQMDREQNKAFVTDSALLIMVGKQDSLFVHGDTLFMDQDSAKNQILRAYYKVKFFSQDLQGLCDSMVYLSVDSTITLHNEPVVWASGNQMTAEKISLLTGNGTIKEFYLNTKAFMVSRREETEMYDQIKGRNMTGYFRDNELYMVYVNGNGETIYFPDDKGNIIGVNTANSSNIRIMIDKRKVTDIVFINKPDGELNPLFLADPEEARLKDFRWLKYMQPLNKFDIFKETQEPEPVEKEEEEKE is encoded by the coding sequence ATGAGAGCAGGTTTATGGGTTGGGATACTATGTATTGTATGGGGATTACTCCCCTTGCAGACAGTTGTAGCACAGGGAAATAAAAAAGCTAAAGTCAAGATCGTTAATGCGGATAGTTTGCTGGTGGGAACACTGGGCAAACCGTCCAGATTTATCGGTAACGTACACATGACGCATGAAAACACGCTCATGTGGTGCGATAGTCTCTATCAGTATGAACTACCGGACTCTAATTATCTTGAAGCATTCGGCCACGTGCGGGTGATCAAGAACGACAGTATTCGAATGTCCGGCGACTACATGTACTATGATGCCAACAAAAAACTGATTCAAGTCCGCCGAAACGTCACGCTGGAAGATCCCCAGATGGTCTTGACCACCGATTTTCTGGATTATGACGGGTTATTCGACATCGGATATTACTTCAACTGGGGACAACTGAAAGATAGCCAGAACACGTTGGATAGTAAAAAAGGAAACTACTTTACCCAAACGAAAATAGCCCTCTTCAAGGATAGTGTAAAAGTCAATTCTCCCGAATATTTGATCTTCTCGGACACCTTGAAATACAACACGGAGACCAAACTGGTTTCCATTCTAGGCCCCACGAACATATACGGGAAAGGAGAAGATAACAACACCCTCTACTCCGAGGATGGATGGTATGATTCCAACTTGGGACATGCCGAACTATACAAGAACAATCGGGTTACCCACTTGAGTTACGAGGGCGTGGCCGACACCATGGTAATCGACAGTATAACCGGTATGGCTTATCTCTACTGGAACGTCACGCTCGTGGACACCGGGAACAACGTGATTGTGAAAGGTGAATATGCGCAAATGGACCGGGAACAAAACAAGGCATTTGTCACCGATAGCGCCCTGTTAATCATGGTCGGAAAACAAGATTCTCTTTTCGTACACGGAGACACCCTCTTCATGGATCAGGACTCCGCCAAGAACCAAATTTTACGGGCTTACTATAAAGTCAAGTTCTTTAGTCAGGACTTGCAAGGATTGTGTGATTCTATGGTCTACCTTTCTGTCGACTCCACCATCACACTCCACAATGAGCCGGTGGTATGGGCCAGCGGAAACCAAATGACCGCAGAAAAGATTTCCTTGCTCACGGGAAACGGAACGATTAAGGAATTCTACCTGAATACTAAGGCCTTCATGGTCTCTCGAAGGGAGGAAACCGAAATGTACGACCAGATCAAAGGGCGAAATATGACCGGTTATTTCCGGGATAACGAACTCTACATGGTGTACGTGAACGGTAATGGGGAAACCATCTACTTCCCCGATGATAAAGGAAACATCATTGGCGTTAATACCGCCAATAGCTCCAACATCCGTATCATGATCGACAAACGGAAAGTCACGGACATCGTCTTCATTAACAAGCCCGACGGGGAACTCAATCCCTTGTTCTTGGCCGATCCCGAAGAAGCCCGTCTGAAAGACTTCCGCTGGTTGAAATACATGCAACCATTGAACAAATTCGACATCTTCAAAGAAACCCAAGAACCTGAACCTGTCGAGAAAGAAGAGGAAGAAAAAGAATAA
- a CDS encoding peptidylprolyl isomerase produces MRYLSLLVLLFLASYASAQKNVIDKIIAVVGEEIVLKSDIENQFLHEQSQGLVNSSSDSRTRILENLLVQKLLVAQAKIDSITVTDTEVENALNSQLEQYVQHIGSRERLETYFGKSYEDIKNEMRTPLREQMITQRMQSKIVDNVRVTPSEVRYFYRKFNKDSLPEVPDKYEIQQIVIKPRISDTEKERIRNRLRDFRDEILAGKQTFNTLAVLYSEDPGSAAKGGELGYQTKSALAPAFAEAAFSLKPGRVSKIVETEFGFHILQYIDRQGDKVNVRHILLRPRISDEERQEAIQHLDSVLTYIHNGEATFEEAAAYFSMDKKTRNNGGLIFNEEDADSKLPRETIEGEMARQVNKLKVGEISSPFLDQTRTGEEYKVIKIKAYYPSHTANLDDDWISFENGLKSKKQQEVLDKWIKEKQANTYIHIDEDYKNSKFHYDGWFK; encoded by the coding sequence ATGAGATATTTATCACTGCTTGTATTGTTATTTTTAGCTAGTTACGCCTCGGCACAAAAAAACGTGATCGACAAGATTATTGCTGTCGTGGGTGAAGAAATCGTGTTGAAATCGGATATTGAGAACCAATTTTTACATGAACAATCCCAAGGATTAGTAAATTCTTCCTCCGATTCACGTACCAGAATATTAGAAAACTTATTAGTTCAAAAACTATTAGTGGCTCAAGCTAAGATAGATAGTATCACGGTCACCGACACGGAAGTGGAAAATGCCTTGAATTCCCAGTTGGAACAATACGTGCAACATATCGGTTCACGGGAACGCCTGGAAACTTATTTCGGTAAATCATACGAGGACATCAAGAACGAAATGCGGACCCCGCTTCGCGAACAAATGATCACGCAAAGAATGCAATCTAAAATCGTGGACAACGTTCGCGTTACCCCTTCGGAAGTCAGGTATTTTTACCGGAAATTCAACAAGGACAGCCTTCCGGAAGTACCTGATAAATACGAAATCCAACAGATCGTTATCAAACCGAGAATCAGCGACACCGAGAAAGAACGTATTCGTAATCGGTTGAGAGATTTTCGAGACGAGATTCTTGCCGGCAAACAAACATTCAACACGTTAGCCGTACTTTACTCGGAAGACCCCGGATCTGCAGCCAAAGGCGGTGAATTAGGTTACCAGACCAAAAGCGCATTGGCCCCGGCATTCGCGGAAGCAGCATTCAGCTTGAAACCCGGCAGAGTATCTAAAATCGTGGAAACAGAATTCGGTTTCCATATTCTTCAATACATCGACCGCCAAGGAGACAAAGTAAACGTACGTCACATCCTGCTTCGTCCCCGTATCTCCGATGAAGAACGGCAAGAAGCAATCCAACATCTGGACTCCGTGTTGACTTACATTCATAACGGAGAAGCCACGTTTGAAGAAGCCGCAGCTTATTTCTCCATGGACAAAAAGACCAGAAACAACGGTGGATTGATTTTCAACGAGGAAGACGCCGATTCCAAACTGCCTAGAGAAACCATCGAAGGAGAAATGGCCCGTCAGGTAAACAAGCTGAAAGTAGGAGAAATTTCCTCTCCTTTCTTGGATCAGACCCGTACAGGCGAAGAATACAAGGTGATCAAAATCAAGGCTTACTATCCTTCCCACACGGCTAACCTGGACGATGACTGGATCAGCTTTGAAAACGGGTTAAAAAGCAAGAAGCAACAAGAAGTACTTGACAAATGGATCAAGGAAAAACAAGCAAACACCTATATCCATATCGACGAAGATTACAAGAACTCTAAATTCCATTATGACGGATGGTTCAAGTAA
- a CDS encoding peptidylprolyl isomerase: MKLQHILIFIPFLWACNDKFAKNEQPVAKVFDKYLLKSEVSGFIPQGTPSKDSLIMAQSYVRNWITKELLLHKATQNLSDEEKNIRKQVEDYSSSILIHKYKEKLISQKLSREISEREISQYYDANKFNFVLNTPVVRALFVVIPKSAPKIEDARKWFRSKEAKDQEALEEYCITSAKKFDSFNDQWIELRNLLNLLPITSAEWESKYKNKESIEIEDDENYYFLKINELRQAHETAPLGYVKKEIEILLLNKRKISFEENLEKDINAEGLRKDYVKIY; the protein is encoded by the coding sequence ATGAAACTACAACATATACTGATTTTTATTCCCTTCCTATGGGCTTGCAACGACAAGTTTGCGAAAAACGAGCAACCTGTGGCAAAGGTTTTTGACAAATATCTGTTGAAATCGGAAGTTTCCGGTTTTATTCCCCAGGGAACACCCTCGAAAGATAGCCTCATCATGGCACAAAGCTACGTGCGGAACTGGATTACCAAGGAATTGCTGCTGCACAAAGCGACCCAGAACCTGAGCGACGAGGAAAAAAACATTCGGAAACAAGTGGAAGACTATTCCTCTTCTATCTTGATCCATAAATACAAGGAAAAACTTATTTCCCAGAAACTCAGCCGGGAAATAAGCGAACGTGAAATCTCGCAATACTACGATGCGAACAAATTCAACTTCGTGCTGAACACCCCGGTCGTGAGAGCCTTGTTCGTGGTGATTCCTAAATCCGCCCCGAAAATCGAGGATGCCCGCAAGTGGTTCCGCTCCAAGGAAGCCAAAGACCAGGAAGCGTTGGAAGAATACTGTATCACCTCGGCCAAAAAATTCGACAGTTTCAACGACCAGTGGATTGAACTGCGCAACCTGCTGAACCTCTTGCCCATCACGTCGGCAGAATGGGAAAGCAAGTATAAAAATAAGGAGTCCATCGAAATCGAGGACGATGAGAATTACTATTTTCTCAAAATCAACGAGCTGCGCCAAGCCCATGAAACGGCACCTCTCGGTTACGTGAAAAAAGAGATTGAGATATTACTACTGAACAAACGTAAAATCTCCTTCGAGGAGAATCTGGAAAAAGACATCAACGCAGAAGGTCTCCGGAAAGATTACGTCAAAATATATTAA
- a CDS encoding ATP-dependent DNA helicase RecQ, whose translation MTRDIKEILKTYWGYDDFRSLQEEIIRSVLDGKDTLALMPTGGGKSLTYQVSGLAMEGVCLVVTPLIALMKDQVEDLKNRGIPAEAIYTGMRRDRVESIINKCIYDTVKFLYVSPERLYSERFREKLRLMNVCLITVDEAHCISQWGYDFRPPYLRIAEVREFFPGVATLALTATATPEVVEDIQKQLHFSTPNVLSKSFRRENISYVIRDTEAKPLELFNILSKVQGGAIVYVRTRLKASSIAAFLNKSGIKSDFYHAGLSSAQRARRQEAWKSGKVPVVVATNAFGMGIDKADVRVVVHYDVPDSPEAYFQEAGRAGRDGKRAYAVLLSSRAALGGLQKRIDDAFPPKDYILRVYEALANYYQLGEGEGQGQAFEFNLKLFARNFKLNEARVMSAISILEVAGFLGYTTDINSRSRVMFTVLRDRLYEFETGDPLLERLMVLLMRNYAGIFVQDAYVDEGFLADQLDVTRKVLYDAFISLAKRKIIRYVPGDVKPYIVYYQPRLPLSYITIGREAYENRKELFVTKIGAMARYIRDDETCRQLLLMEYFGQKEDKPCGICDVCIGKKKRLHREERKSLEERILQVLARQNTNIRELVHQLGEDKEVVVEQIRKLLDEGKIQYVSTLELGLTEKS comes from the coding sequence ATGACCCGTGATATAAAAGAGATATTAAAGACTTACTGGGGATACGATGATTTCAGATCCTTGCAGGAAGAGATAATCCGTTCCGTACTAGACGGGAAGGACACGCTTGCCCTTATGCCCACGGGAGGGGGAAAGTCGCTCACGTACCAGGTGTCCGGGCTAGCGATGGAGGGCGTCTGTCTGGTGGTGACGCCCTTGATTGCCCTGATGAAGGATCAGGTGGAGGATTTGAAGAACAGGGGGATTCCGGCCGAGGCGATCTACACGGGGATGAGGCGTGACCGGGTGGAGTCGATCATTAATAAGTGTATATATGATACGGTTAAGTTCTTGTACGTGTCGCCCGAACGATTGTACTCAGAACGGTTCCGGGAAAAATTGAGGTTGATGAACGTGTGTCTGATTACCGTGGATGAGGCTCATTGTATTTCTCAATGGGGGTATGATTTTCGCCCCCCGTACTTGCGAATAGCAGAGGTGCGTGAATTCTTTCCCGGGGTGGCCACGCTGGCACTCACGGCCACGGCTACTCCGGAGGTCGTGGAGGATATTCAGAAACAACTGCATTTTTCAACCCCGAACGTCCTCTCTAAAAGTTTCCGTCGGGAAAATATTTCCTACGTGATCCGGGATACGGAGGCCAAGCCGTTGGAATTATTCAATATTTTGTCCAAGGTGCAGGGAGGGGCGATCGTGTACGTGCGTACCCGGTTGAAGGCTTCTTCGATTGCCGCTTTTCTGAACAAGTCGGGGATCAAGTCTGATTTTTATCATGCCGGGTTGTCTTCCGCGCAGCGGGCACGTAGGCAGGAGGCGTGGAAAAGTGGGAAGGTCCCCGTGGTCGTGGCGACAAACGCTTTCGGGATGGGGATTGACAAGGCGGACGTGCGGGTCGTGGTGCATTATGACGTGCCGGATAGTCCGGAGGCCTATTTCCAAGAGGCGGGACGTGCCGGACGTGATGGAAAAAGGGCATACGCCGTGTTACTTTCCAGCCGGGCAGCTTTGGGTGGTTTACAAAAACGGATTGATGATGCTTTTCCCCCGAAAGATTATATATTGAGGGTGTACGAGGCCTTGGCGAACTATTACCAGTTGGGTGAGGGCGAGGGACAGGGACAGGCGTTCGAGTTCAATTTGAAACTGTTTGCCCGTAATTTTAAACTCAACGAGGCGAGGGTGATGTCTGCCATCAGTATTCTGGAGGTTGCGGGGTTCTTGGGGTACACGACGGATATAAATTCCCGTTCCCGGGTGATGTTCACCGTGTTACGGGATCGGTTGTACGAGTTCGAGACGGGTGATCCCTTGTTGGAAAGACTTATGGTTCTCCTGATGAGAAATTATGCCGGAATTTTCGTGCAGGATGCTTACGTGGACGAAGGTTTTTTGGCTGATCAGCTCGACGTGACACGCAAGGTGCTGTATGATGCTTTTATTTCTTTGGCAAAGCGTAAGATTATTCGCTACGTGCCGGGGGACGTGAAACCTTACATCGTGTATTACCAGCCCCGGTTGCCATTGTCCTATATCACAATCGGGAGGGAGGCTTACGAGAACCGGAAGGAGTTGTTTGTCACGAAGATCGGGGCCATGGCCCGTTATATCCGGGATGACGAAACGTGTCGCCAGCTTTTGCTTATGGAGTATTTTGGGCAGAAAGAAGACAAGCCTTGCGGGATATGTGATGTTTGTATCGGGAAGAAAAAACGCTTGCATCGGGAAGAGCGGAAAAGCTTGGAGGAACGGATTTTGCAGGTGCTTGCCAGGCAAAATACGAATATCCGGGAGTTGGTACATCAATTAGGTGAGGACAAGGAAGTTGTGGTCGAGCAAATCCGGAAATTGCTGGATGAAGGGAAAATTCAGTATGTTTCAACCTTGGAACTGGGGTTGACGGAGAAATCCTAG
- a CDS encoding FecR family protein, with amino-acid sequence MKKETEYIIQLIVKRLQGGLSPEEETFFTAWKSRSKANEELYERLENEYEEHTEYPLYEQFNARRSWPSVMKDIRKRHSIRRLYRGVAAAAIVLLSVSSYLMFSTGGEKVLPVARVESGNHFSFGKRASLILPGGDTLLIAPGVADTLDEQLPFVSNNGETLIYHTPRTADSLVYNTLKIPRGGAYSLQLSDGTKVMLNSDSRLKFPQSFSGDTREVYLEGEGFFQVAKDAAKPFIVHCEKYAVRVLGTTFNISAYRNDEVSMTTLVEGRVNIECGNTVVALTPGLMAAVADSKVTTREVNVESYISWTRDQFSFSEERLEDLLKKISRWYDVEFVFDDEEIKDYKFSGFMPRYESIDAILQIMEQAANVTFKMNNKQIVVYTHQE; translated from the coding sequence ATGAAAAAGGAAACAGAGTATATTATCCAGTTGATCGTGAAAAGACTTCAAGGAGGCTTGTCTCCCGAAGAGGAAACTTTCTTCACGGCTTGGAAATCACGTTCCAAGGCCAACGAGGAGTTGTATGAACGATTGGAAAATGAATATGAGGAACATACGGAATATCCTTTATACGAACAGTTTAATGCTCGTCGGTCGTGGCCGTCTGTCATGAAAGACATTCGGAAGAGACATTCCATTCGACGCTTGTATCGTGGAGTTGCCGCGGCTGCCATCGTGTTATTGAGTGTATCTTCTTATCTGATGTTTTCGACGGGCGGGGAGAAAGTACTGCCCGTGGCCCGGGTGGAGTCGGGCAACCATTTTTCTTTTGGGAAGCGTGCCTCGCTGATTCTGCCGGGAGGGGATACTTTGCTGATTGCCCCGGGGGTGGCGGACACGCTTGACGAGCAATTACCTTTCGTGAGTAATAATGGTGAAACCTTGATCTATCATACTCCCCGGACGGCGGATTCTTTGGTGTATAATACGCTGAAAATACCTCGTGGCGGGGCTTATTCCTTGCAGTTGTCGGATGGTACGAAGGTAATGCTGAATTCCGATTCCCGGTTAAAGTTCCCGCAATCTTTTTCGGGTGATACCCGGGAGGTGTATCTGGAAGGAGAAGGATTTTTCCAGGTGGCAAAGGATGCTGCGAAACCCTTTATTGTGCATTGTGAGAAGTATGCCGTGCGTGTGTTAGGTACTACGTTTAATATTTCTGCTTACCGGAACGATGAAGTTTCGATGACGACGTTAGTCGAGGGACGGGTGAATATTGAGTGCGGGAATACGGTTGTTGCGTTGACTCCCGGACTGATGGCTGCCGTGGCCGATTCGAAAGTGACGACCCGGGAAGTGAACGTGGAGTCCTATATTTCTTGGACGAGAGATCAGTTCAGTTTCAGCGAGGAACGTCTGGAGGATTTGTTAAAAAAGATTTCCCGCTGGTATGACGTGGAGTTCGTGTTTGATGATGAGGAGATCAAGGATTATAAATTTTCCGGGTTTATGCCCAGGTACGAGAGTATAGATGCTATCCTGCAAATTATGGAACAAGCTGCAAATGTAACCTTTAAGATGAATAATAAACAGATCGTGGTATACACGCATCAGGAATAG
- a CDS encoding zinc-dependent metalloprotease, with the protein MKRWITLGMVILLVLPCTQTSFASARKKKTVATETKKEPTKRQSKYDKLVKNKSCETARGEFVTLHKLDGKVYFEFPVKYLGREMLLASTISEASDNNLCAIGYKPKDPMHIKFTKTDSTIFMREVNVSATCNPQEGHMREVMARSFMDPIIGSYKIYCYTNDSSAFLLDMTSLFTGNSERLAPISSGGGMVEITAVFNSAGSILDGIKAFDDNVTVKSYLSYSVSAKMMGMFIVKKNEPLTVKATRTLLLLPEEKMHPRVSDTRIGVFVTNTKQHISTDEDRIQIYTLANRWRVDPKDVEAYKRGELVEPVKPIVFYVDDAFPAMWKEPVRKAALRWNVAFEKIGLKNVIQVRDFPKDDPTFDPDNLKYSCIRYVPAAITNAMGPSWTDPRTGEIINASVIIFNDVVKLANQWRFLQTSQVDPSVRTKKMPDNILEESIEYIVAHEVGHTLGLMHNMSASAAYPVDSLRSAKFTQKYGTTPSIMDYARFNYVVQPEDKGVKLTPPNLGIYDEYVIKWLYSPLYGLSAKEEQAMLESWIDEHAGDPIYRYGKQQVIARYDPSALEEDLGDDAIKAGDYGIKNLKYIVANMNDWFVDDTDGSHRENLYNELGNQYYRYLKNVMHNVGGIYLTEVKPGTAGKTFQSVPKELQRNSFVWVIKQLKNSDWLHNTGLTDQFGLRVALPPIVCYYTATELLGTYKNVVLSAHVSQDPYTLKAYFDDLYNHVWENAIKGRKPTSGEKILQRLVVDQAADVITKKSKLVKVLADPDEGLGMENAFMPSVDEIVAYGLDPTGLVGQYQNELRELEQVHGKGLVAKQLTSFGHGYDWQYRVNTRTIDDSKTYFYAYALRVKNLLNSRLASADSDTKAHYQTMLYALDEALNALNKK; encoded by the coding sequence ATGAAAAGATGGATTACCCTAGGTATGGTAATACTATTAGTATTGCCATGCACTCAGACTTCATTCGCTTCTGCGAGAAAGAAAAAGACAGTGGCAACGGAAACGAAAAAAGAACCGACCAAACGGCAAAGTAAATATGATAAGTTGGTAAAGAATAAATCGTGTGAGACAGCCCGGGGGGAATTCGTGACCTTGCATAAGCTGGATGGGAAGGTTTATTTCGAGTTTCCAGTGAAATATCTGGGGCGGGAAATGTTACTAGCCTCGACGATTTCGGAGGCGAGTGATAATAACCTATGTGCTATCGGTTATAAACCGAAAGATCCAATGCATATAAAATTCACGAAGACGGACAGCACGATTTTTATGCGGGAAGTGAATGTGTCCGCGACTTGTAACCCTCAAGAGGGGCATATGAGGGAAGTGATGGCAAGGAGTTTTATGGACCCGATTATCGGTTCATATAAAATCTATTGCTACACGAACGATAGTTCTGCTTTTTTGCTTGATATGACCTCTTTGTTTACGGGTAATTCGGAGCGATTGGCACCGATTTCCAGTGGAGGTGGAATGGTTGAGATTACAGCCGTGTTTAATAGTGCGGGTTCTATTTTGGATGGAATTAAGGCTTTTGATGATAACGTGACGGTAAAGTCGTATCTTTCCTATTCCGTGTCGGCCAAGATGATGGGGATGTTTATTGTGAAGAAAAACGAGCCTTTGACGGTGAAAGCAACCCGTACTTTGCTGTTGTTGCCGGAAGAGAAGATGCATCCACGGGTGAGTGATACCCGGATTGGGGTGTTTGTTACGAATACGAAACAACATATTTCTACCGACGAGGACCGGATTCAGATTTACACGCTGGCCAATCGCTGGCGGGTGGATCCGAAAGATGTGGAGGCCTATAAACGAGGTGAGCTGGTGGAACCCGTGAAACCGATCGTGTTTTATGTGGATGATGCTTTTCCTGCCATGTGGAAGGAACCCGTGCGGAAGGCTGCTTTGCGTTGGAATGTTGCTTTCGAGAAGATCGGGTTGAAGAACGTGATCCAGGTGCGGGATTTCCCGAAGGATGATCCGACTTTTGATCCGGATAATCTGAAATACTCTTGTATTCGTTATGTTCCGGCTGCGATCACGAATGCTATGGGGCCCTCGTGGACTGATCCGAGAACAGGTGAGATCATTAACGCGTCTGTCATTATTTTTAATGATGTAGTGAAGTTGGCCAATCAATGGCGTTTTTTACAAACTTCTCAAGTTGATCCGTCCGTGCGTACCAAGAAAATGCCGGATAATATTCTGGAAGAATCCATTGAATATATCGTGGCTCACGAGGTGGGGCATACTCTTGGGTTGATGCACAATATGTCGGCATCGGCAGCCTATCCGGTTGATTCGTTACGTTCTGCAAAGTTTACTCAAAAGTACGGGACGACACCTTCCATCATGGATTATGCCCGGTTTAATTACGTGGTGCAACCCGAAGATAAGGGTGTGAAGTTGACCCCGCCTAATTTGGGTATTTATGACGAGTATGTGATTAAGTGGTTGTACTCGCCCCTGTACGGTCTTTCGGCTAAAGAGGAGCAAGCTATGTTGGAGAGTTGGATTGACGAACATGCAGGAGATCCCATATATCGTTATGGAAAGCAACAGGTGATTGCCCGTTACGATCCGAGTGCGCTGGAAGAGGATTTAGGGGACGATGCTATTAAGGCCGGGGATTACGGGATCAAGAATCTGAAATATATCGTGGCCAACATGAATGATTGGTTTGTGGATGATACGGATGGCTCGCATCGTGAGAATCTGTATAACGAGCTGGGGAATCAGTATTACCGTTATTTGAAAAATGTCATGCATAATGTGGGGGGGATTTATCTGACGGAGGTGAAACCGGGTACTGCCGGAAAGACATTTCAATCCGTGCCGAAAGAATTGCAACGTAACTCTTTTGTGTGGGTGATCAAGCAATTGAAAAATAGTGATTGGTTACATAACACGGGATTGACTGATCAGTTCGGACTACGGGTTGCCTTGCCACCGATTGTGTGTTACTACACGGCAACGGAGTTGTTAGGAACGTATAAGAACGTGGTGTTGTCTGCTCACGTGTCTCAAGATCCCTACACGTTGAAGGCTTACTTTGATGATTTGTACAACCACGTGTGGGAGAATGCTATAAAGGGGCGTAAGCCGACTTCGGGGGAGAAGATATTACAACGTTTGGTGGTGGATCAGGCTGCTGACGTGATTACCAAGAAGAGTAAGCTGGTGAAGGTGCTAGCCGATCCGGACGAGGGGCTGGGAATGGAGAATGCGTTTATGCCGTCCGTGGATGAGATTGTAGCTTACGGTTTGGACCCGACCGGATTGGTGGGACAATACCAGAATGAGTTGCGGGAATTGGAACAAGTTCATGGGAAGGGACTTGTGGCCAAGCAACTGACCTCTTTCGGACATGGTTATGATTGGCAGTACCGGGTGAATACCCGTACGATCGATGATTCGAAAACGTATTTCTACGCTTATGCTTTACGTGTGAAGAATTTGTTGAACAGTAGATTGGCTTCGGCAGATTCCGATACGAAAGCACATTATCAGACGATGCTTTATGCTTTGGACGAAGCGTTAAATGCTCTGAATAAAAAATAA